The proteins below are encoded in one region of Paraflavitalea devenefica:
- a CDS encoding chromate resistance protein ChrB domain-containing protein codes for MKWITREHPKIDRIACPWLIRRFIDKKAQIIYVPFDQVISKAKALKAIPFDVPDVEYTHYGDHCTFDYLIKKHHITDEAILAMAPIVRGADTDRHEIATQASGLWAISAGLAYNHKDDYELLEKGMLIYDALYSWAKHLQKEKHTQQPFENLLLGVLHKFLKSKAGTGKRIPAWAKELKELIQDHIDTSLTLKELSKDLAINPSYLSREFSKHFDNLSFGEYIRKQRIEKAKELMTTPSHSLTDIAYLTGFSDQSHFTRIFKNHVGQSPSEYRKELRKK; via the coding sequence ATGAAGTGGATAACACGAGAACATCCCAAAATTGACCGCATAGCCTGCCCCTGGCTTATCAGGCGCTTCATTGATAAAAAGGCGCAGATCATATACGTTCCCTTTGACCAGGTAATCAGTAAGGCGAAGGCACTGAAGGCCATTCCTTTCGATGTGCCGGATGTAGAATATACACATTATGGCGATCACTGCACATTTGATTACCTGATAAAGAAGCACCACATAACCGACGAGGCCATTCTGGCTATGGCTCCCATCGTACGCGGAGCTGACACCGACCGGCACGAGATAGCAACACAGGCATCCGGGTTATGGGCAATCTCTGCAGGTCTTGCCTATAATCACAAGGATGACTATGAACTGCTGGAAAAAGGGATGCTTATATACGATGCATTATACAGTTGGGCCAAACACCTGCAAAAAGAGAAACATACACAGCAACCGTTTGAAAACCTGCTGCTCGGCGTGCTACACAAGTTTCTAAAAAGCAAAGCGGGTACCGGAAAGCGTATACCCGCCTGGGCCAAAGAACTGAAAGAACTGATACAAGACCATATAGATACCAGCCTTACCCTGAAAGAACTCTCCAAAGACCTGGCCATAAATCCGTCTTACCTGTCACGGGAGTTTTCCAAGCATTTCGATAACCTTTCCTTTGGTGAGTATATACGCAAACAACGTATTGAGAAAGCCAAGGAACTTATGACCACTCCATCGCACTCGCTCACGGATATTGCTTACCTGACAGGGTTTTCAGATCAAAGCCATTTTACCCGGATCTTTAAGAATCATGTCGGCCAAAGTCCATCCGAATACCGAAAAGAATTAAGGAAAAAGTAA
- a CDS encoding SMI1/KNR4 family protein — protein MQELIKLHKKEFGGLDHFIELEAPREKLPYGVAVMDPEEDDDPSTITSLGLSHISQEEGSDIELTMYVQGKLSQEAMRETGLLFYTLHGQISADKGFVEGAIYKNLSIPLFGGMQAVMVRNRFYQQASWLDENKQKTKLVLVIPLYTAEAEELEEIPAADRAYFAHNSRLSISDLLRKQDSMVGRAVRNTWANIATWHKDNKSNSATYLADALKATPNSHAGEELEKKLGFKLPVDFKHSFNLIHERVFIGDFDLLPEADILEKMKSLTDMNAAGTFEDALYKIDEDARMKRVWWHEKWVPIGFNSGGDHLILDMSPGPEGIPGQILIHYNDQGPWVKGYHNFLEWLSDYNVDLNRKEYGVSEYGHVLPVDQL, from the coding sequence ATGCAAGAGCTGATCAAGCTGCATAAAAAAGAATTCGGAGGCCTGGATCATTTTATTGAATTGGAAGCCCCCAGGGAGAAACTGCCCTATGGAGTGGCTGTTATGGACCCGGAAGAAGATGATGACCCATCAACCATCACTTCTCTGGGATTGTCGCACATTTCTCAAGAAGAGGGATCTGACATTGAACTGACCATGTATGTACAAGGTAAACTATCCCAGGAAGCTATGCGGGAAACAGGCCTTCTTTTTTACACCTTACATGGCCAGATAAGTGCGGATAAAGGATTTGTGGAGGGTGCTATTTACAAAAACCTTTCTATTCCGCTCTTTGGAGGCATGCAGGCAGTTATGGTCCGTAACAGGTTTTACCAGCAGGCTTCCTGGCTGGACGAAAACAAGCAAAAAACAAAATTAGTGCTGGTGATACCTCTTTATACAGCAGAAGCGGAGGAACTGGAAGAGATACCTGCAGCAGACAGGGCTTATTTTGCACATAATTCGCGCCTATCAATATCAGACCTGCTAAGAAAACAGGATTCCATGGTGGGGCGCGCCGTACGCAATACCTGGGCAAACATTGCCACCTGGCATAAAGACAATAAATCCAATAGTGCCACCTACTTAGCCGATGCCCTCAAGGCAACTCCCAACAGCCATGCCGGTGAGGAACTGGAAAAGAAACTCGGGTTCAAATTGCCCGTGGATTTCAAGCACTCTTTCAACCTGATCCATGAAAGGGTCTTTATAGGCGATTTTGATCTCCTTCCGGAAGCCGATATACTCGAGAAAATGAAGTCGCTGACCGACATGAATGCTGCAGGCACCTTTGAAGATGCCTTATACAAGATTGATGAAGATGCACGGATGAAGCGGGTATGGTGGCACGAAAAATGGGTTCCTATCGGATTCAACAGCGGCGGAGATCACCTCATTCTCGACATGTCGCCTGGTCCTGAAGGCATTCCGGGACAGATCCTTATTCACTACAATGACCAGGGCCCCTGGGTGAAAGGGTATCATAACTTTTTAGAATGGCTCAGTGATTATAATGTTGATCTGAACCGGAAAGAATATGGTGTTTCAGAATATGGACATGTGTTGCCTGTAGATCAGCTATAG
- a CDS encoding NADPH-dependent F420 reductase, with protein MSNATNKAKVAVIGLGNIGTAVVTNLVKGNRPVIIAGHQPEQAKVLAQKLGNLVQPMEVQAAIKEADIIVFAVWFNVIKELLGKYATELQGKIIVDPSNPIAPDDKGGFVKIIGEKESAGQVLSALLPKGAKLAKALGTLGVASLANAAYKKPVPAVLFYATDDTGINGAIEQLIHDSGFEPVRVGGIDQSIRIEVFGDLHEFGALGKVVTAVEAKEKV; from the coding sequence ATGTCAAACGCAACAAACAAAGCAAAAGTAGCTGTTATCGGATTGGGTAATATTGGTACCGCTGTTGTTACCAACCTGGTAAAAGGTAATCGTCCTGTTATTATTGCCGGCCATCAACCGGAGCAGGCAAAAGTACTTGCACAAAAACTGGGCAACCTGGTGCAGCCGATGGAAGTACAGGCTGCCATTAAAGAAGCGGATATCATTGTTTTTGCTGTCTGGTTCAATGTTATCAAAGAATTGCTTGGCAAATACGCTACCGAACTGCAGGGAAAGATCATCGTTGACCCTTCCAATCCCATTGCGCCGGATGATAAAGGCGGCTTTGTTAAGATAATAGGGGAGAAGGAGTCTGCCGGTCAGGTCCTTTCCGCGCTCCTTCCTAAGGGAGCAAAGCTGGCCAAGGCGTTGGGTACATTGGGCGTTGCCTCCTTAGCCAATGCCGCTTATAAAAAGCCTGTACCTGCCGTTCTGTTCTATGCAACAGATGACACCGGCATCAATGGCGCCATAGAGCAATTGATACATGACAGCGGATTTGAGCCTGTACGCGTGGGCGGTATTGATCAGTCTATTCGCATTGAAGTGTTTGGCGACCTGCATGAGTTTGGGGCGCTTGGTAAGGTGGTTACTGCAGTTGAAGCGAAGGAGAAGGTGTAA
- a CDS encoding Crp/Fnr family transcriptional regulator — protein MKVADPTTSIEPLLHYFDRLIPLSKEEKELVTAKFHHRLYRKKQYVLQEGNVCTHIYFVIRGCLRMYKIDEQGGLHILQFATENWWVNDLGSFHGVRPSALNIDALEDTVVLQISRDDLISLYTQAPKFDRIFRVLMENSFVRLQDRLLQTISSTAEERYQSFIDVYPHLVNRLSQVQIASFLGITPEFLSRLRNKRSKGV, from the coding sequence ATGAAAGTGGCCGATCCTACAACTTCGATTGAACCATTGCTCCATTATTTCGATCGCCTCATTCCGCTCAGCAAGGAAGAGAAAGAACTGGTTACAGCCAAATTTCATCACCGCCTCTACCGCAAAAAGCAATATGTATTACAGGAAGGAAATGTGTGTACGCATATTTATTTTGTGATAAGAGGCTGCCTGCGTATGTATAAGATAGATGAACAGGGCGGCTTGCACATCCTTCAGTTTGCCACCGAAAACTGGTGGGTGAATGACCTGGGCAGCTTTCATGGTGTACGTCCTTCCGCTTTGAATATTGATGCGCTGGAGGATACCGTGGTGTTGCAGATCAGCCGGGACGACCTTATTTCACTGTATACACAGGCGCCGAAGTTTGACCGCATTTTCAGGGTGCTTATGGAGAATAGCTTTGTCCGCCTGCAGGACCGCCTGCTGCAAACCATCAGCTCTACTGCCGAAGAGCGGTATCAGTCATTTATTGACGTTTATCCGCATTTGGTGAACCGTCTTTCCCAGGTACAGATCGCTTCCTTTTTAGGCATTACGCCGGAGTTTTTAAGCCGCCTGCGCAATAAACGCAGCAAGGGTGTCTAA
- a CDS encoding MarR family winged helix-turn-helix transcriptional regulator encodes MSNNRERPAPPLMISLVGSLYGKMRRECDNIFREKEFPLEMDQIPVLMLLYYQEGASQQEISQKLQRDKASVNRTVSFLLKKDIVTVIQDTADKRKTRVELTATGKKLARQANTALEKFDTAFSSALTEEERKHFQDIMLKLIGKPAT; translated from the coding sequence ATGAGCAACAATCGTGAGCGTCCTGCTCCACCCTTGATGATTTCACTGGTCGGCAGCCTCTACGGCAAAATGCGTAGGGAATGCGACAACATCTTCCGGGAAAAGGAATTCCCCCTGGAGATGGACCAGATTCCGGTCCTTATGTTACTATATTATCAGGAAGGAGCCTCTCAGCAGGAGATCAGCCAAAAACTGCAACGAGACAAAGCATCGGTAAACAGGACCGTTTCCTTTTTACTCAAAAAAGATATCGTAACGGTCATCCAGGACACCGCCGATAAGCGTAAAACCCGGGTTGAATTGACCGCCACCGGAAAAAAACTCGCCAGGCAGGCCAACACCGCTCTTGAAAAATTTGATACCGCCTTTTCTTCGGCGTTAACGGAAGAAGAAAGAAAACATTTTCAGGACATAATGCTCAAGCTTATCGGAAAACCTGCTACCTAA
- a CDS encoding DUF6268 family outer membrane beta-barrel protein, giving the protein MKRSIFLTGMLLPLLSYSQSADSITRSRLLTAAPRLGGVTITNQVAPINANGNTFTMQLPVADIGIPLYKNFTSKHPVLIKTGLRYQGLLLSNEKNIGSTNFHSITVPLLFSYSFSRATSITLLGSVSVGSDFKRSIESEDMQYMAGVRIGFRQNKSFKYGVTFAYINSYSGEYLLPLPDFDWTINKKLSFTGILPARASLKYKLSAAQSLGLTASIGGSMYRLHEGEQAQYLHLRQNSGGLLYDLSLGKRWKFSLIAGHTFMQKLETFNMDQKIPFNKFNELDDRKPNVSYSQNSFIFQGGISYQF; this is encoded by the coding sequence ATGAAAAGAAGCATATTTCTGACGGGCATGCTATTGCCCCTATTAAGCTATTCGCAAAGCGCCGATAGCATTACACGCTCCAGGTTACTCACCGCAGCGCCACGGTTGGGCGGCGTTACCATCACCAACCAGGTCGCCCCTATCAATGCCAACGGGAATACATTTACGATGCAGCTACCCGTGGCAGACATCGGGATACCGCTCTACAAAAACTTCACCTCCAAACATCCTGTTTTAATAAAAACAGGCCTGCGTTACCAGGGACTCCTGCTTTCCAATGAAAAAAACATAGGCAGTACCAACTTCCACTCCATTACCGTTCCCCTGCTGTTCAGTTATTCCTTCTCACGCGCCACCAGCATTACACTGCTGGGCTCGGTGTCTGTGGGCTCCGATTTCAAGCGTTCCATCGAAAGCGAAGACATGCAGTACATGGCTGGTGTACGAATAGGTTTTCGCCAAAACAAATCATTCAAATATGGGGTTACCTTCGCCTACATCAACAGCTATTCCGGAGAATACCTCCTTCCCCTGCCCGACTTCGACTGGACCATCAACAAAAAACTCAGCTTTACTGGTATCTTACCTGCCAGGGCTTCTTTAAAGTACAAACTTTCGGCAGCACAATCCCTGGGTCTTACAGCCAGTATCGGTGGCAGCATGTACCGTCTGCATGAAGGTGAGCAGGCTCAATACCTGCATCTACGGCAAAACAGCGGCGGGCTTCTTTATGATCTTTCACTGGGCAAGAGATGGAAATTCAGCCTCATAGCCGGTCATACCTTTATGCAAAAGCTGGAAACATTCAATATGGATCAAAAGATCCCGTTCAATAAATTCAATGAACTTGATGACCGGAAACCCAACGTATCTTATAGCCAGAATTCTTTTATCTTCCAGGGAGGGATCAGTTACCAGTTCTGA
- a CDS encoding HNH endonuclease: MRPVNKGTAGTNGYTYNINSPIIFGKAPYSKLARELLGNDDTDVNECTVFLLDLVKSPNQPTAKEAKLKVGIEGRLETMYKTAALLLLNRLGSCCSYCENIITTYLEVEHTVPKAIYPTFTVIWNNFLVGCGPCNQYKGDDPDRATVRGWLGNNNPTEQEYYNEIRTSSYVWPDLDASSYNDLPAELWYFSNSSNAWQQVPAPGNTNLNNAIVSTDLGNRVINASINLPVGMRTRSVQVRIGDNTAHHNGNDMIGLCRLNDLGNLNNTNDRRLFARTEAYFNALLMLNTILNGQVNQQVFDLLWPNYLMLAKTKGFYSVFLRLLTGRTDPSNTALPHKFVTDTNTAMYFPNTNTAQLP, translated from the coding sequence ATGAGGCCAGTTAATAAAGGTACCGCCGGCACCAACGGATACACGTACAACATCAATTCGCCCATTATATTTGGCAAAGCGCCCTATAGTAAATTAGCCAGAGAACTACTCGGTAATGATGACACAGACGTAAATGAGTGTACCGTTTTTTTATTAGACCTTGTGAAAAGCCCCAATCAACCAACAGCCAAAGAAGCGAAATTAAAAGTTGGCATTGAGGGAAGATTGGAAACCATGTATAAAACGGCAGCACTGCTGCTGCTTAATCGCCTGGGCAGTTGCTGCTCTTACTGCGAGAATATTATTACCACCTACCTCGAAGTAGAACATACAGTACCCAAAGCCATCTATCCCACCTTCACCGTCATCTGGAATAATTTCCTGGTGGGTTGCGGCCCCTGTAATCAATACAAGGGCGATGACCCGGACAGGGCCACGGTAAGGGGATGGCTCGGCAATAACAACCCAACAGAACAAGAGTACTACAACGAAATACGTACCAGCAGCTATGTATGGCCCGACCTCGACGCTTCTTCCTACAATGACCTGCCTGCCGAACTTTGGTATTTCAGCAACAGCAGCAATGCATGGCAGCAGGTCCCCGCACCCGGCAACACCAATCTAAATAACGCCATTGTATCCACCGACCTTGGCAATAGGGTGATCAATGCCAGCATCAACCTGCCTGTCGGCATGAGAACACGGAGCGTACAGGTCAGGATTGGAGACAATACGGCTCATCACAACGGCAATGACATGATCGGTTTATGCCGGCTGAACGATCTTGGCAACCTGAACAACACCAATGACCGCCGCCTCTTTGCCCGTACCGAAGCTTATTTCAATGCCCTATTGATGTTAAACACCATTTTAAACGGACAGGTAAACCAACAAGTTTTTGATCTGCTCTGGCCCAATTACCTCATGCTCGCAAAGACAAAAGGATTCTATTCCGTATTCCTGCGGTTGCTGACTGGCAGAACAGATCCTTCCAACACAGCGCTTCCGCACAAATTTGTAACAGACACCAATACCGCCATGTATTTCCCCAACACCAATACCGCTCAACTTCCCTAA
- a CDS encoding ADP-ribosyltransferase family protein, with translation MALQLIDSFTIDNATSAPVLQLCMGDLTNMAPTDAVTFLVVSALPGDYSPTQGSLIGALSQAGVSVQQLSQNKAANYEPKTPCWISNTVGTPSPGIQFSRILLFEPANPSQTATGLVWSIFQALNCFQGNTSTSVALPMICTGSGGASYQAIMQALFYAATYAGSLTAYPMPTIKLVAYNSSQLALVQPTFTALKGTYQNLVNLNLPGGYQSYAPSAWNAVQGISLPAGLTKRQAFAVRMYTTNYYSTINSVLRNPTDPSYATMMPLFSAIDSGLFNIAASPGMTYRSESNMSPQRIAQYAPGASILHLAYTSTARPAGGWYNGPYKFDINGITCRGVNFVSQYPSENEYLYPRNMIAVVNNRSCNGNNSQCTFTMTETPVNYCSATVEEFIARTKAEIF, from the coding sequence ATGGCATTGCAATTAATTGATTCCTTCACCATTGATAACGCAACCAGCGCACCCGTACTGCAATTGTGTATGGGCGATCTTACCAATATGGCGCCGACCGATGCAGTCACCTTCCTTGTCGTGTCTGCGCTGCCCGGCGATTATTCCCCCACGCAAGGTTCCCTCATCGGCGCACTCAGCCAGGCAGGCGTTTCAGTACAGCAGCTATCACAAAACAAAGCAGCCAACTATGAACCCAAAACGCCTTGCTGGATATCCAACACTGTTGGTACTCCCAGTCCCGGCATTCAATTTTCCCGGATACTGTTGTTTGAACCGGCCAATCCATCCCAAACAGCCACAGGCCTGGTATGGAGCATCTTCCAGGCATTGAACTGTTTCCAGGGCAATACCAGCACCTCCGTCGCATTACCCATGATATGCACCGGCAGCGGCGGCGCTTCCTACCAGGCCATCATGCAGGCATTATTTTATGCAGCTACCTATGCCGGATCACTGACGGCTTATCCCATGCCCACCATTAAACTGGTAGCCTACAACAGCAGTCAGTTAGCGCTTGTACAACCTACTTTCACCGCCCTGAAAGGTACCTACCAGAACCTGGTCAATCTTAACCTGCCGGGCGGTTACCAGAGTTACGCCCCTTCGGCCTGGAATGCGGTACAGGGCATAAGCCTTCCTGCCGGACTTACCAAACGCCAGGCCTTTGCCGTAAGGATGTATACTACCAATTACTATTCCACGATCAACAGCGTCCTGCGCAATCCCACCGATCCCAGCTATGCTACCATGATGCCTTTGTTCAGCGCCATTGATTCGGGATTGTTTAACATTGCCGCTTCACCGGGCATGACCTACCGGAGTGAGAGCAACATGTCGCCGCAAAGGATCGCACAATATGCGCCCGGGGCCTCCATCCTGCACCTCGCTTATACCAGCACGGCCAGACCGGCAGGAGGATGGTACAACGGGCCTTATAAATTTGACATCAATGGTATTACCTGCCGGGGCGTAAACTTTGTCTCCCAGTATCCTTCAGAAAATGAATACCTCTATCCCCGGAACATGATCGCCGTAGTGAACAACAGAAGTTGTAATGGCAATAACAGCCAGTGTACCTTTACCATGACAGAAACACCGGTCAACTATTGTTCGGCCACGGTGGAAGAATTTATAGCCCGTACAAAAGCTGAAATCTTTTAA
- a CDS encoding DUF6508 domain-containing protein, whose protein sequence is MTINEFPKEHLETILSQAHRITNMTPKEALFTTSENIPSHLQLITIMDVTGFVEPFDHTAWSEALGWDKVMSPETLATADFETLRKLITTHVRTDRFVHGHWDSLLASGYIAKFLARLQALYNSAYPQS, encoded by the coding sequence ATGACTATAAACGAATTTCCCAAAGAACATCTCGAAACGATCCTGTCTCAAGCTCACCGGATCACAAACATGACACCGAAAGAAGCCCTCTTTACTACCTCCGAGAATATACCCTCCCACCTGCAGTTGATCACCATAATGGATGTCACGGGCTTCGTGGAACCATTTGATCATACTGCCTGGAGCGAAGCACTGGGATGGGATAAGGTAATGTCGCCGGAGACGCTGGCAACAGCCGATTTTGAAACCTTGCGTAAACTCATCACCACCCATGTTCGCACCGACAGGTTCGTACACGGGCATTGGGACAGCCTGCTTGCCAGCGGGTATATCGCAAAATTCCTGGCCCGTTTGCAGGCTTTATACAACAGCGCCTATCCACAATCATAG
- a CDS encoding metallophosphoesterase, giving the protein MKAYVRQSLYRFVILLLLLAVGRSSGLKAQGPPAPGTFLSASDFHFNPFFDPSLVDTLVRTDYTGWAGIFESSAITTPNSYGSDPNYPLVKSALTAMQQQNPQPAFIIISGDFLCHDFQSNFGYYARKYPDSLQSFITKTINFMAWMLDQYFPQTIVLPVLGNNDSYCGDYEVQPNSPFLAMFARAWVPLQRNNDAVADSNFVQQFSIGGYYTYPFNLGIPAQLVLLNTVFFSAKYRNSCGNATDNPAADEMNWIDSLLQQSNIDRRAAWMVYHIAPSIDVYATLRGHGSCSSNITLMWDQGYNSQFLSMVTKYPSVVRAAFAGHTHMDDFKVIYNKAIPVSFIHLTPAVSPLFANNPGFQQLTYDTSTLRLLNAETFYLGLNKDTLAWTPEYNFQKTYGVRGINAASLSTVRRAIKADTAVRNKYIRLYNVSNPSGNGVNQTNWKAYWCGTGALTKQDFSKCYCTVAPTKPLQK; this is encoded by the coding sequence ATGAAAGCTTATGTCAGGCAGTCTCTTTACCGCTTTGTGATCTTATTACTCTTGCTGGCAGTCGGCCGGTCCTCAGGGCTCAAAGCCCAGGGACCACCGGCTCCGGGTACCTTCCTCAGTGCATCCGACTTTCATTTCAATCCTTTTTTTGACCCCTCCCTCGTTGATACGCTGGTGCGTACGGATTATACGGGCTGGGCAGGCATCTTTGAATCATCCGCTATCACTACGCCCAACAGCTACGGCAGTGATCCGAACTACCCTTTGGTCAAGTCCGCCCTCACGGCCATGCAGCAGCAAAATCCGCAACCGGCATTCATCATCATCTCAGGCGACTTTTTATGCCATGATTTCCAAAGCAACTTTGGCTATTATGCCCGCAAGTATCCCGATTCGCTCCAGTCATTCATTACAAAGACCATCAATTTCATGGCCTGGATGCTGGACCAATACTTCCCACAAACGATCGTGTTGCCGGTATTGGGTAACAATGATTCTTATTGTGGTGATTATGAAGTGCAGCCCAACAGTCCCTTCCTCGCCATGTTTGCCCGGGCCTGGGTGCCTTTGCAGCGCAATAACGACGCAGTGGCCGACAGTAACTTTGTACAACAGTTTTCCATAGGCGGTTACTATACCTATCCTTTTAACCTGGGCATACCTGCCCAACTGGTTTTATTAAACACCGTTTTCTTTTCGGCCAAATACCGTAATAGTTGTGGCAATGCAACAGACAATCCTGCTGCTGATGAGATGAACTGGATAGATTCACTGTTGCAACAAAGTAATATAGATCGGAGAGCAGCCTGGATGGTATACCATATTGCGCCCAGTATTGATGTATATGCCACGCTCAGGGGACACGGCAGTTGTTCTTCCAACATTACGCTCATGTGGGACCAGGGATACAACAGTCAATTCCTCAGCATGGTCACTAAGTATCCTTCTGTGGTCAGGGCGGCGTTCGCAGGGCATACACATATGGACGACTTTAAGGTCATCTACAACAAAGCCATACCGGTATCTTTCATTCACCTCACGCCTGCTGTCAGCCCCTTGTTTGCCAACAATCCCGGCTTCCAGCAGCTCACCTATGATACCAGCACTTTACGCCTGTTGAATGCAGAAACCTTTTACCTGGGCCTGAACAAGGACACACTGGCATGGACACCGGAATACAACTTCCAGAAAACCTATGGTGTAAGAGGCATCAATGCAGCTTCGTTAAGTACGGTGAGAAGAGCCATAAAGGCGGATACCGCCGTCCGCAACAAATACATCAGGCTGTACAACGTGAGCAACCCCTCAGGGAATGGGGTCAATCAAACCAACTGGAAAGCTTATTGGTGCGGCACCGGCGCATTGACAAAGCAGGACTTCTCTAAATGTTATTGTACGGTGGCACCAACGAAGCCGCTACAGAAATAA
- a CDS encoding ADP-ribosyltransferase family protein: MALQLIDSFTIDNASGTPTLQLCMGDITNMSSADAVNFLVVSALPGDYTPTPGSLIGALSQAGVSVQQLSQNKAATYEPKMPCWISGPVPTNPSIQFSRILLFEPASPAQSATGLVWTIFQALNCFQGNNVNTTVALPMVCTGSGGTSFQAIMQALFYAATYAGSLAAYPMPVIKLVVYNSSQLSLVQPVFSALKGTYQGLVGLNLENNYQLYASQAWTDVQGMNLPAGLSKRQAFALRVYTTNYYKTINEVLRRPTDPNYAPMMPLFSAIDSGLSNLPAAPEGPTWRGEDNMTRERIDQYSEGAYIKLLAYTSSQRPPGSWYNGKNYQFTIIGLTLRNVIFVSESPSENEYLFPRNIIIAVNNKYCPDSTACTFAITETYVNNCSATIEDAVPAATTEIF, encoded by the coding sequence ATGGCATTGCAATTAATTGATTCGTTTACGATCGATAATGCGTCCGGCACCCCTACCCTGCAATTGTGTATGGGAGACATCACCAACATGTCGTCCGCCGATGCAGTCAACTTCCTTGTGGTATCTGCCTTACCCGGCGATTATACCCCTACGCCCGGTTCGCTCATCGGCGCCCTAAGCCAGGCCGGCGTTTCAGTACAGCAGTTATCGCAGAACAAAGCGGCTACCTATGAACCCAAAATGCCATGTTGGATATCCGGCCCCGTTCCTACCAATCCAAGCATCCAGTTTTCCCGGATATTGTTATTTGAACCGGCCAGTCCCGCACAATCAGCCACGGGCCTGGTATGGACTATTTTCCAGGCATTGAATTGTTTCCAGGGCAATAATGTCAATACCACCGTCGCGTTGCCCATGGTATGCACCGGCAGTGGCGGCACCTCCTTCCAGGCCATCATGCAGGCATTATTTTATGCAGCTACCTATGCGGGTTCGCTGGCAGCTTATCCCATGCCGGTTATCAAACTGGTGGTTTACAATAGCAGCCAGCTCAGCCTGGTACAACCTGTTTTTTCCGCACTTAAGGGCACCTACCAGGGTCTCGTCGGCCTTAATTTGGAAAACAACTACCAGCTCTATGCCTCTCAGGCATGGACCGACGTACAAGGAATGAATCTTCCTGCCGGGCTTTCCAAACGCCAGGCGTTTGCCCTGCGGGTATATACCACCAATTATTATAAGACCATTAACGAGGTCCTGCGCCGTCCTACCGACCCCAACTATGCCCCTATGATGCCTTTGTTCAGCGCCATTGATTCGGGATTGTCCAACCTTCCGGCAGCTCCCGAAGGACCAACCTGGCGGGGCGAGGACAATATGACGCGGGAAAGAATTGATCAATATTCAGAGGGCGCCTATATCAAATTACTCGCCTATACCAGTTCGCAAAGGCCGCCAGGCTCATGGTACAACGGGAAAAACTATCAATTTACTATTATTGGGCTTACCCTCCGGAACGTAATTTTTGTTTCGGAATCCCCCTCGGAAAATGAATACCTCTTTCCCCGGAATATAATTATAGCTGTAAACAACAAGTACTGTCCTGACAGCACTGCGTGCACCTTTGCGATAACAGAAACGTATGTTAATAATTGTTCGGCCACGATAGAAGACGCTGTACCTGCTGCAACAACAGAAATCTTTTAA
- a CDS encoding DUF6508 domain-containing protein, with amino-acid sequence MTINEFPKEHLETILSQYYRIANMKPEEAVFVSSDNIPSHLQLITIFDITGFFEAFDYIAWTETQGWDKVISPDTLATADFDTLRKLISTHIRTDRFVGGHWDKLLTSGYIAKFLGRLQDLYNEAYPQS; translated from the coding sequence ATGACTATCAACGAATTTCCCAAAGAACACCTGGAGACCATCCTGTCGCAATATTACCGGATCGCGAATATGAAGCCGGAAGAGGCGGTCTTTGTTTCATCCGACAATATCCCTTCCCATCTGCAATTGATCACTATTTTTGATATCACCGGCTTCTTCGAAGCATTTGATTACATTGCCTGGACCGAAACGCAGGGATGGGATAAAGTAATATCGCCAGACACGCTGGCAACAGCCGATTTTGACACCTTGCGCAAACTGATCAGCACGCATATACGCACCGACAGGTTCGTGGGCGGGCATTGGGACAAGCTGCTGACCAGCGGGTACATTGCAAAGTTTCTCGGGCGTTTGCAGGATCTGTACAACGAGGCATATCCACAGTCATAA